One stretch of Amycolatopsis sp. NBC_00345 DNA includes these proteins:
- the sufC gene encoding Fe-S cluster assembly ATPase SufC, translating to MATLEIKDLHASVTTEEGAKEILKGVDLTIRSGETHAIMGPNGSGKSTLSYAIAGHPKYQVTSGEVLLDGENVLEMSVDERARAGLFLAMQYPVEVPGVSMSNFLRTAVTAVRGEAPKLRHWVKEVKEEMNKLEISQEFAERSVNEGFSGGEKKRHEILQLSLLKPKFAILDETDSGLDVDALRVVSEGVNEYKASSEVGVMLITHYTRILRHITPDFVHVFAGGKIVESGGKELADELEEHGYVKYVGKAEPAAI from the coding sequence TCCTCAAGGGCGTCGACCTGACCATCCGGTCGGGCGAGACCCACGCGATCATGGGCCCGAACGGCTCCGGCAAGTCCACCCTGTCCTATGCCATCGCCGGCCACCCGAAGTACCAGGTGACCTCCGGCGAGGTGCTGCTGGACGGCGAGAACGTGCTGGAGATGAGCGTCGACGAGCGCGCCCGCGCCGGCCTCTTCCTGGCCATGCAGTACCCGGTCGAGGTGCCCGGCGTCTCGATGTCCAACTTCCTCCGCACCGCGGTCACCGCGGTCCGTGGCGAGGCCCCCAAGCTGCGCCACTGGGTCAAGGAAGTCAAGGAGGAGATGAACAAGCTCGAGATCTCCCAGGAGTTCGCCGAGCGCAGCGTGAACGAGGGCTTCTCCGGCGGCGAGAAGAAGCGCCACGAGATCCTGCAGCTGTCGCTGCTCAAGCCGAAGTTCGCCATCCTCGACGAGACCGACTCCGGCCTCGACGTGGACGCGCTGCGCGTCGTCTCCGAGGGCGTCAACGAGTACAAGGCTTCGAGCGAGGTCGGCGTCATGCTGATCACGCACTACACCCGGATCCTGCGGCACATCACGCCGGACTTCGTGCACGTGTTCGCCGGCGGCAAGATCGTCGAGTCGGGCGGCAAGGAGCTGGCCGACGAGCTGGAGGAGCACGGCTACGTCAAGTACGTCGGCAAGGCCGAGCCGGCCGCCATCTGA
- a CDS encoding cysteine desulfurase codes for MTTTASNSPTNSVPLDVAALRADFPILSRTVRDGKPLVYLDSGATSQRPTQVLDAERRFLETSNAAVHRGAHQLAEEATDAYESARARIAEFTGASPEELVFTKNATEGINLVAYAMSNAATDPESAAGRFVVGPGDEIVITEMEHHANLVPWQQLCQRTGATLKWFKVTPEGRLDLSDIDELITPRTKLVAFAHQSNVLGTINPVERLVAKAKQVGALTLLDACQSIPHGLYGQGAVDLGALGVDFAVWSGHKMLAPSGIGVLYGRTELLEAMPPFLTGGSMIELVRMEKTTFAPPPQKFEAGVPMTSQAIGLGAAVDYLSAIGMDRVAAHEHLLTERALAGIGAIDGVRIIGPTDLADRGGTVSFVIDGVHPHDAGQVLDSLGIAVRVGHHCAWPLHRACGVPATVRATFYLYNTLSEVDALVDGIREAQKFFGVAQ; via the coding sequence ATGACCACCACGGCTTCGAACAGCCCGACCAACTCTGTTCCCCTTGACGTGGCGGCGCTGCGCGCCGACTTCCCCATCCTGTCCCGCACCGTGCGCGACGGGAAACCCTTGGTGTACCTGGACTCCGGCGCGACCTCGCAACGGCCGACGCAGGTCCTCGACGCCGAGCGGCGGTTCCTCGAGACCTCGAACGCCGCCGTGCACCGCGGTGCCCACCAGCTCGCCGAGGAGGCGACCGACGCGTACGAGTCCGCCAGGGCCCGGATCGCGGAGTTCACCGGGGCCTCCCCGGAGGAGCTGGTGTTCACCAAGAACGCCACCGAGGGCATCAACCTGGTGGCGTACGCGATGAGCAACGCGGCCACCGACCCGGAGAGCGCGGCCGGCCGGTTCGTGGTCGGCCCGGGTGACGAGATCGTCATCACCGAGATGGAGCACCACGCGAACCTCGTGCCCTGGCAGCAGTTGTGCCAGCGCACCGGGGCGACGCTGAAGTGGTTCAAGGTGACCCCCGAGGGCCGCCTCGACCTCTCGGACATCGACGAGCTGATCACGCCGCGCACGAAGCTGGTGGCGTTCGCGCACCAGTCCAACGTGCTGGGCACGATCAACCCGGTCGAACGGCTGGTGGCCAAGGCGAAGCAGGTCGGCGCGCTGACCCTGCTCGACGCCTGCCAGTCGATCCCGCACGGGCTGTACGGCCAGGGCGCGGTCGACCTCGGCGCGCTGGGCGTCGACTTCGCCGTGTGGTCCGGGCACAAGATGCTGGCGCCGTCCGGCATCGGCGTGCTCTACGGCCGCACGGAGCTGCTCGAAGCGATGCCGCCGTTCCTCACCGGCGGCTCGATGATCGAGCTGGTCCGGATGGAGAAGACGACGTTCGCGCCGCCGCCGCAGAAGTTCGAGGCGGGCGTGCCGATGACCTCGCAGGCCATCGGGCTCGGCGCGGCCGTGGACTACCTGTCGGCGATCGGCATGGACCGCGTCGCGGCGCACGAGCACCTGCTCACCGAGCGGGCGCTGGCCGGGATCGGCGCCATCGACGGCGTCCGGATCATCGGGCCCACCGACCTCGCGGACCGCGGCGGCACGGTGTCGTTCGTGATCGACGGCGTGCACCCGCACGACGCCGGCCAGGTGCTCGACAGCCTGGGCATCGCCGTGCGCGTCGGCCACCACTGCGCGTGGCCGCTGCACCGGGCGTGCGGGGTGCCCGCCACCGTGCGGGCGACGTTCTACCTGTACAACACTCTGTCCGAAGTGGACGCCCTCGTCGACGGGATCCGCGAGGCGCAGAAGTTCTTCGGAGTCGCCCAGTGA
- the sufU gene encoding Fe-S cluster assembly sulfur transfer protein SufU produces MNLESMYQEIILDHYKNPHGRGLRDPFDAESFQVNPTCGDEVTLRVKVDGGKVADISYEGQGCSISQASTSVMTDLVVGHTVEEAFTTMDAFVELMQGRGKVEPDEDVLEDGIAFAGVAKYPARVKCALLGWMAFKDAVARTTTGAEKA; encoded by the coding sequence GTGAACCTGGAGAGCATGTACCAGGAGATCATCCTGGACCACTACAAGAACCCGCACGGGCGAGGCCTGCGCGACCCGTTCGACGCGGAGTCGTTCCAGGTCAACCCGACCTGCGGGGACGAGGTCACGCTGCGGGTGAAGGTCGACGGCGGAAAGGTCGCCGACATCTCCTACGAGGGCCAGGGCTGTTCGATCAGCCAGGCTTCGACGTCCGTCATGACGGACCTCGTCGTGGGGCACACCGTGGAGGAGGCGTTCACCACCATGGACGCCTTCGTGGAACTGATGCAGGGCAGGGGCAAGGTCGAGCCGGACGAGGACGTGCTGGAGGACGGGATCGCCTTCGCGGGCGTCGCCAAGTACCCGGCCCGCGTCAAGTGCGCACTGCTCGGCTGGATGGCGTTCAAGGACGCTGTCGCCCGCACCACCACAGGAGCTGAGAAGGCATGA
- a CDS encoding metal-sulfur cluster assembly factor, producing the protein MSEDTRTAAVADEAEAPVAETAVPEAPASAETPEHREGRTAADLPEQTGSVPADVAKIEDIEEAMRDVVDPELGINVVDLGLVYDIHVEADKSVTLDMTLTSAACPLTDVIEDQTSAALTSGGLVSDFRINWVWMPPWGPEKITDDGREQLRALGFTV; encoded by the coding sequence ATGAGCGAAGACACCCGGACCGCAGCCGTCGCCGACGAAGCGGAGGCTCCCGTTGCGGAGACCGCTGTTCCGGAGGCCCCCGCTTCGGCGGAGACCCCGGAGCACCGCGAGGGCCGCACGGCCGCCGACCTGCCGGAGCAGACCGGCTCGGTCCCGGCCGACGTGGCGAAGATCGAGGACATCGAGGAGGCCATGCGCGACGTGGTCGACCCCGAGCTGGGCATCAACGTCGTCGACCTCGGCCTGGTCTACGACATCCACGTGGAGGCCGACAAGTCGGTCACGCTCGACATGACGCTGACGTCCGCGGCCTGCCCGCTGACCGACGTGATCGAAGACCAGACCTCGGCGGCGCTGACCTCCGGCGGCCTCGTCAGCGACTTCCGGATCAACTGGGTCTGGATGCCGCCGTGGGGCCCGGAGAAGATCACCGACGACGGCCGCGAGCAGTTGCGCGCCCTCGGCTTCACCGTCTGA
- a CDS encoding FAD-dependent oxidoreductase, whose product MSESCVVVGAGPVGLTAALALARKGVRVLVLEAESQGRDRPGSRAIGFFFPTLKRWESVLPGLGESIATSGIQVRGYDAYYGAKRVFATRFKPAPPMRWGRALPQRKVEEILYDQAVRHGVEFRWAAPVAGVTTHATGVTIELASGEQLAAPYVIAADGAKSVVRKAIGVTMAGCTDPTPFIIVDVDEHPDGSTPGAPGYFQYRCPELDGRNVMHMPFAGGMRIDLQCAPDDDAEYLAGPEGLREWLPKIVDPWFADHVQWVSTYRFHQVVADSYTDPRRRVLLAGEAAHLFAPWGGRGLNSGVFDATDAAWAIAEALDRPDPAQARTVIERCATDRRRWGLRNCAVSSRGLRIMRAQDRSMRVRRALAARLAPLVLPAGAWLANGPLQLTLPRPGAPTSNRYY is encoded by the coding sequence GTGAGCGAATCCTGTGTTGTCGTCGGCGCTGGTCCGGTCGGCCTGACCGCGGCACTCGCGCTGGCCCGGAAAGGCGTGCGTGTGCTGGTCCTGGAGGCTGAGTCACAAGGCCGGGACCGGCCGGGCAGCCGGGCGATCGGCTTCTTCTTCCCCACACTGAAGCGATGGGAGAGTGTCCTGCCGGGACTGGGCGAGTCGATCGCGACCTCGGGCATCCAGGTGCGGGGATACGACGCCTATTACGGCGCGAAGCGAGTCTTCGCGACTCGGTTCAAGCCGGCGCCGCCGATGAGGTGGGGCCGGGCCCTGCCGCAGCGCAAGGTCGAGGAGATCCTCTACGACCAGGCCGTCAGGCACGGCGTCGAATTCCGCTGGGCGGCGCCCGTCGCCGGCGTCACCACCCACGCCACCGGCGTCACGATCGAACTGGCCTCCGGCGAACAGCTCGCCGCGCCCTACGTCATCGCCGCCGACGGTGCGAAGTCGGTGGTACGCAAGGCAATCGGCGTGACGATGGCCGGCTGCACCGACCCGACCCCGTTCATCATCGTCGACGTCGACGAGCACCCCGACGGCTCGACCCCGGGCGCGCCCGGCTACTTCCAGTACCGCTGCCCTGAACTCGACGGGCGCAATGTCATGCACATGCCCTTCGCCGGCGGGATGCGGATCGACCTGCAATGCGCGCCGGACGACGACGCCGAGTACCTGGCCGGCCCCGAAGGCCTGCGGGAGTGGCTGCCCAAGATCGTCGACCCCTGGTTCGCCGACCACGTCCAATGGGTGTCGACCTACCGTTTTCATCAGGTCGTCGCCGACTCCTACACCGATCCGCGGCGCCGGGTACTGCTCGCGGGTGAAGCGGCACACCTGTTCGCCCCGTGGGGCGGGCGTGGCCTCAACTCGGGCGTGTTCGACGCCACCGACGCCGCGTGGGCGATCGCCGAAGCGCTGGACAGGCCCGACCCGGCCCAGGCGCGCACGGTGATCGAACGCTGCGCCACCGACCGTCGCCGGTGGGGCCTGCGCAACTGTGCCGTGTCGTCGAGAGGACTGCGGATCATGCGCGCGCAGGACCGGAGCATGCGGGTGCGGCGCGCTCTCGCCGCGCGGCTCGCGCCCCTCGTCCTGCCCGCCGGCGCGTGGCTGGCCAACGGGCCACTTCAGCTCACCCTGCCACGACCGGGAGCACCCACTTCGAATCGGTACTACTGA
- a CDS encoding TetR/AcrR family transcriptional regulator, protein MTGLPETTPPASEARRRQPRMPIDVRRAQVLDAALRLILRDGYAAATMEAIAREVQLAKPRVYSAYPGRGPLLAALLEREQQRMVATLAEAMPAFTEDGDVDTILATAMTNLLESATAHPDSWRLLMLATDDTPAEVRDHTAAGREFALQRLRALLDWGRDRRPGLAELDLEIAAQSLLAVGEHAVRLVLTRPEEFTPQRYARFTRSLLGLLPG, encoded by the coding sequence ATGACCGGGCTCCCCGAAACGACCCCGCCCGCGAGCGAAGCACGACGGCGCCAGCCGAGGATGCCGATCGACGTCCGCCGCGCGCAGGTGCTCGACGCGGCGTTGCGGCTGATCCTGCGCGACGGGTACGCGGCCGCGACGATGGAGGCCATCGCCCGCGAAGTGCAACTGGCCAAACCCCGCGTCTACAGCGCCTACCCGGGACGCGGCCCGCTCCTGGCCGCCTTGCTCGAACGCGAACAGCAACGGATGGTCGCCACGCTGGCCGAAGCGATGCCCGCGTTCACCGAGGACGGCGACGTCGACACCATCCTGGCGACCGCGATGACCAACCTGCTGGAATCGGCCACCGCGCATCCCGATTCCTGGCGGCTGCTGATGCTGGCGACCGACGACACTCCGGCCGAAGTCCGCGACCACACCGCGGCCGGACGGGAATTCGCCCTGCAACGACTACGCGCACTCCTGGACTGGGGCCGCGACCGCCGGCCGGGCCTCGCCGAGCTGGACCTCGAAATCGCCGCGCAATCACTGCTCGCGGTCGGTGAGCACGCCGTCCGGCTCGTGCTCACCCGTCCTGAGGAATTCACGCCGCAGCGCTACGCCAGGTTCACCCGTAGCCTGCTGGGTCTGCTGCCGGGCTGA
- a CDS encoding eCIS core domain-containing protein, whose amino-acid sequence MVDFGPRPTRQAPEQTPLVAPREAELPAATMPSAVPMDFSRVPARSSTTRAASPERPDAVADQTAAGSVRSPGTPLPPEVRRRLEARLGEDLGGVRVHSGPEAARAARDLGAIAYTSGEAIVLGDKAGAADEHLLAHEAAHVVQQRHASRLVPGISTPTDSAEQAADAVAAGATRSTAGTGGAVAAILRQADVTRENAGATPAEVEAALTEYLQRVQREQGGQTLHYTEQVKFAVLQLFVGDVRGMTAVQARLSGALPGTPAAFAHEVAQQVRGVIPAERLSKLRAAPAKEGSDKRPKTVEEGAGALIVDSTVAPIVRGLKLSPGVQKKIVDGAKSALTAGVIKLVDTVLDQVGVIGADKASIHSLVEGLIKQQAGKSMDRKQDGAGSPYAPVVPPSVAPAVPSAPGETIVKAPAVPFDFSPVKPPPKPSAAPPTPSQVVSSVAAQFGSLSLTPAGIQAGGYDLVNDFAAKVEAGLNLAQKQHQDSLYLDLSGDYAKVKDKATIFETAMAIVFAVRDALPHHASSVMQIYLRADGRVVRGFRLHPGN is encoded by the coding sequence ATGGTCGACTTCGGCCCCCGTCCGACTCGGCAAGCCCCTGAGCAGACGCCGCTGGTCGCGCCGCGCGAGGCCGAACTTCCAGCGGCGACAATGCCTTCAGCCGTCCCCATGGACTTCAGCCGCGTTCCCGCCCGGTCCTCGACAACACGCGCCGCATCGCCGGAGCGCCCGGACGCTGTTGCTGACCAGACCGCCGCCGGATCGGTGCGGTCGCCCGGGACTCCGCTTCCGCCCGAGGTCCGGCGCCGGCTGGAAGCCCGGCTGGGTGAGGACCTCGGCGGAGTTCGAGTGCACAGCGGCCCCGAGGCGGCCCGCGCCGCCCGGGACCTGGGCGCGATCGCGTACACCTCGGGCGAGGCCATTGTGCTGGGCGACAAGGCCGGCGCCGCCGATGAGCACCTGCTGGCGCACGAGGCGGCCCATGTCGTGCAACAGCGGCACGCCAGCCGTCTCGTGCCGGGCATCAGTACCCCCACCGACTCGGCCGAACAGGCGGCCGATGCGGTGGCCGCGGGGGCGACGCGGTCCACCGCCGGTACCGGCGGTGCGGTGGCGGCGATCCTGCGGCAGGCCGACGTCACCAGGGAGAATGCGGGCGCGACACCCGCGGAGGTGGAGGCGGCCCTCACGGAATACCTGCAACGGGTGCAGCGGGAACAGGGCGGCCAGACGTTGCATTACACCGAGCAGGTGAAGTTCGCGGTCTTGCAGCTGTTCGTCGGCGATGTGAGGGGGATGACAGCCGTCCAGGCGCGGTTGTCCGGGGCGCTTCCCGGCACGCCAGCCGCCTTCGCGCACGAGGTCGCCCAGCAGGTGCGCGGCGTCATTCCCGCCGAGCGACTGAGCAAGCTACGTGCTGCCCCGGCCAAGGAGGGCTCCGACAAGCGGCCGAAGACCGTGGAAGAAGGGGCCGGTGCCCTGATCGTCGACTCGACCGTCGCTCCGATCGTCCGCGGGCTGAAGCTGTCCCCGGGCGTGCAGAAGAAAATCGTGGACGGCGCCAAGTCGGCGTTGACCGCGGGGGTGATCAAACTGGTCGACACCGTGCTGGACCAGGTGGGTGTGATCGGCGCGGACAAGGCCAGCATTCACAGCCTCGTCGAGGGCCTGATCAAGCAGCAGGCGGGCAAATCGATGGACCGCAAGCAGGACGGTGCCGGCAGCCCGTACGCGCCCGTCGTGCCGCCGTCGGTCGCGCCGGCGGTTCCGTCCGCGCCCGGCGAGACGATCGTCAAAGCGCCGGCGGTCCCGTTCGACTTCTCTCCGGTGAAGCCGCCGCCCAAACCGAGCGCCGCCCCCCCTACGCCGAGCCAGGTCGTCTCGTCGGTGGCCGCGCAGTTCGGCAGCCTGTCCTTGACGCCGGCGGGCATCCAGGCGGGCGGCTACGACCTTGTGAACGACTTCGCCGCCAAGGTCGAGGCAGGTCTCAACCTTGCCCAGAAGCAGCATCAAGACTCTCTGTACCTGGATCTCAGCGGCGATTACGCGAAGGTGAAAGACAAGGCCACCATTTTCGAGACGGCGATGGCGATCGTCTTCGCGGTGCGTGACGCACTGCCGCACCACGCCAGCTCGGTCATGCAAATCTATCTGCGGGCGGACGGGCGAGTTGTCCGCGGCTTCCGGCTGCACCCGGGCAACTGA
- a CDS encoding NADP-dependent oxidoreductase: MFAVQFERFGPPGVLAVGTAPAPRPGPRQVRIVARTAAVSPVDLGLRAGETAMSRNLALPHIPGVDAAGVIDEVGAEVTGYAVGDEVFGAVDVASLGGASAQFVVLDFWAPKPNGLSWAEAGAAGTGIETATRALDLLDVDDRTTLVVDGAAGGVGSIVVQLAVARGARVIGTARPESHQFLKGLGAEPVGYGPGLPARVRALTTADADRALDVAGAGSLGELIDLTGAADRVVTLADFGAAAHGVRLSMGRLGGQADGVHGLAIAAALADQGRFRVPVREIHGAHQAAQAHETAAKPPRRGKVVLDLRDLSQNRPG, translated from the coding sequence ATGTTCGCTGTGCAGTTCGAGCGATTCGGCCCGCCCGGGGTACTGGCCGTGGGCACCGCGCCCGCGCCGCGTCCCGGCCCCCGCCAGGTCCGCATCGTGGCCAGGACGGCCGCGGTCTCACCCGTCGACCTGGGACTGCGCGCGGGTGAGACCGCCATGAGCCGGAACCTCGCCCTGCCGCACATTCCCGGCGTCGACGCCGCCGGCGTGATCGACGAGGTCGGTGCCGAGGTGACGGGCTACGCCGTCGGCGACGAGGTCTTCGGTGCGGTCGACGTGGCCAGCCTGGGCGGTGCGAGCGCGCAGTTCGTGGTCCTGGATTTCTGGGCGCCCAAACCGAACGGCCTGAGCTGGGCCGAGGCCGGCGCGGCCGGCACCGGCATCGAGACCGCGACCCGCGCCCTGGACCTGCTCGACGTCGACGACCGCACGACCCTGGTGGTCGACGGTGCGGCCGGCGGCGTCGGCAGCATCGTGGTCCAGCTCGCCGTGGCTCGCGGCGCCCGCGTGATCGGCACCGCCCGCCCCGAAAGCCACCAGTTCCTCAAGGGCCTGGGCGCGGAACCGGTCGGCTACGGTCCCGGCCTGCCCGCCCGCGTCCGCGCGCTGACCACAGCCGACGCCGATCGGGCGCTCGACGTCGCGGGAGCCGGTTCGCTGGGCGAACTGATCGACCTGACCGGCGCCGCGGACCGGGTGGTCACCCTGGCCGACTTCGGCGCGGCCGCTCACGGCGTCCGCCTGTCCATGGGCCGCCTTGGCGGTCAGGCCGACGGCGTGCACGGACTCGCCATCGCCGCCGCGCTCGCCGATCAGGGCCGGTTCCGCGTTCCGGTCCGGGAAATCCACGGGGCGCACCAGGCGGCCCAAGCCCACGAAACGGCCGCGAAGCCACCCCGCCGGGGAAAGGTCGTCCTCGATCTGCGCGATCTCAGTCAGAACCGGCCTGGATGA
- a CDS encoding TetR/AcrR family transcriptional regulator has translation MTRKVRADAVGNREHLVATARAAFAAEGVDLSMREVAQRAGLGVATLYRHFPTRTDLISEALAEHVAACRAGMRIAESEPDAWLALSGAIRWFAEHQIRAPGLNEALSGPHATVFRADRQAQAAALERLVARAQRQSVLRPGVSVADVRVALMAISSLRPTRAHPRPAAIRTVLGLLLEGLRSPGVGGMPRTPGPARYN, from the coding sequence ATGACTCGGAAAGTCCGGGCCGACGCGGTCGGCAACCGTGAGCACCTCGTGGCGACGGCTCGTGCAGCCTTCGCGGCGGAGGGCGTGGACCTGTCCATGCGCGAGGTCGCCCAGCGCGCCGGGCTGGGCGTCGCGACGCTGTACCGGCACTTTCCGACGCGCACCGACCTGATCAGCGAGGCTCTCGCCGAACACGTGGCGGCGTGCCGGGCGGGCATGCGGATCGCGGAGTCGGAGCCGGACGCGTGGCTCGCGCTGAGCGGCGCCATCCGCTGGTTCGCCGAGCACCAGATCCGCGCCCCCGGGCTCAACGAGGCCCTGTCCGGTCCACACGCGACCGTTTTCCGTGCCGACCGGCAGGCCCAGGCGGCGGCGCTGGAGCGGCTCGTCGCGCGGGCGCAACGGCAGAGCGTCCTGCGGCCGGGCGTCTCGGTCGCCGACGTCCGCGTCGCGCTCATGGCCATCTCGTCGCTGCGCCCCACCCGGGCCCATCCTCGGCCGGCCGCCATCCGTACGGTGCTGGGCCTGCTGCTGGAAGGGCTGCGTTCGCCCGGCGTCGGCGGAATGCCGCGAACGCCCGGTCCGGCACGCTATAACTGA